TCGTTCGAATCCTCAGAAATTTGAACTGCTGGCAGAAAACCAGCTTGGCGACGAAGGTTTTGCTTCGCCAGCAATCTGCGGCAGTCAGATCTTTCATCGAGCAGCCGGACGTGCCTCGGGAGAACGGCAGGACGTGCTCTACTGCATCGGCAAATAGACTCTGGTCAGACTCTATTCTGCCTTAGCGGGCTCGGCTGCTTTCTGTAGTGGTGCCACCTTTTGATTTGCCGGAACAGGCTGACCAAAGGCTCGAAAGCCGCGCAGCTCCTGGGGTAATCGAAAATAGAAACGGTTGGCGGTGTACGCGTTCGTCCATTGATAACGGACCTGTCCTTCTTTGGGACGTACGCTCATTTTGGGACTGGTCCAGACTTCTTGCTTGTCGAGTTGAACTGTCGTCGCTGCTGCAGACAGTCGTGCACAGCCATAGGACCAGGTCTTGCCATCGGTTTCCAGAATCAGGATGACCTCAGGATTGAACCCGCGTTCAAAATAGAACGCCGCGGCATCCGAATTCTCTGCATCGGTCGGTTGATACTGGTCGAAGGGAGTAGGATGCAGATTCAGAAAGATCTGTTCCCGTCCCAGCATCTCCTCGGCTGAAAATCGAATTGCCAGCTGCTGCATCTGGTCCAGTCGTTCTTCCGCGGTTGCCGCCGGTTCGGGTGCATCGGGCAACGGTTTGAATTCAATTCCGACCTCCCAGGGTTGCCAGGTCACACTGGGCCCTTCAATGCGAAATGGTTTTTCGGTCAACGAGAGGAATTCATAAGTGGCGCGTCCTGCAGTTCCTTCCGGGTGATCCATTTCCACAGCGATATATGCCCAGGGGCGGCCCGTTGTTCCTAAACGCCAGATCGCACCTTTGGTCACTTTATATTTGGGATCATGATATTTCATGACCGGCTCCTGAACGAAAGCCAGCGGCGCACTGCGTTCTTCCCTGGTACGAATCGACCAGGCATTGAGCAACTTCCGCATCGTATCGATTTTGGAATCATTGGCCGCCTCTTCTTTTTCTTCGGCAACGATTGGCACAACGACACAACAGAGTAAAACCGCTGCAAAACTACTGAGAAATGTGATTCTCCGGCGCATCATGACGAGTTCCTTATTCGAGACAGATTCGGTTCGACGTGAACTCATTGTATGAACACACAACCAGTGATCAAATATAAAGTTTGCTAAACGGGCGATTATTTAAGAATGTCTATTATTTCTGTCCCGGTTGGCTACCGCTGTCTTTCGCGCATAAAAAAACGGCAGCCCTGTTTTCAGGACTGCCGTTTTCCATTCCACTGAAAGGAAATCGCTACTTTGCTTTTTTGATATTGGGATTCAACAGACTGTCAGCTGCGGCATCCCCTTTGGCAGACTTCAAAATGATTTTGATTGAATCTCCGCCCCCTTCTGGAATCATCACCTGGGTCTCCTGGACTGCAGGTGGAGGATCCATCAGGTTTTCTCCCATATTGCCGAGAACCACACGGTAACTGCCGGGGGCAGCCCCATCCTCTTCCTCATAGGTTCCCAGCACAAAGGTGCCATCTTCATTCACGTTCGCCCGGGCGGTCCGCACATTTTCTCCACTGGTCAGTGGTAAGAGATCAATGTGAATCGGTCCGAACGGTTGATCATCCAATGTCAAAGTTCCGGAAGCTGGTACGGTCTGAACTGTCCGCTTGCTCCCTGAAGCATCCCCGCCTCCACAGCCTGTCAGACAGATCATCAGGGTTGCCAACAGTACGTTCGCTGAGCGCATCATCGTATGTTTGTTTCCTATTCCAAAATGATAAATGAACTTCGGGTCATCAGCACGATTTCCTCTCCCGGATCTCCGGGAGAGGAAACTGAAAATGGCTGATTAAAACTCACCAACGATACTATCGAAGCGACCGCCGGCAATCGTATTGAGCGACATCCAGAGGCTGGGTGCTCCAGCTGACTGGTTGTGATCACCGTGGTAATCGATGTTTTCACTGACAAATCGTACCGAACCATCGGCCATCAGGAAGTGAGCGCCTCCCTGGTGCACAGAACCCGGTCCCGGCCAGTCTGAGTTCAGACAGTGAGCGGCGATATAAACCGGTCCCCAGGCATAGGGAGCAGTCTTATAAAATGTGCCGTCTTCGCCAGTGGAAGTACCATCGGGTAACAACAAATTGTTGGCAGCATTGTTCATGACCACGATATGCGTTGAAGCAACGAACGCCATACGGTAAACCGCTTCTCCACCTCCATCACGCAAACGACCGGCACCACAAGTCCGTCCGCCTCCGGCGAAACCATTTTGCGGAACTTCCCCGACGGCAATGGTGGTGGTGGTTCCATCGGTGATGTCGCGAATCCGAACCTTGGATTTCAGCGTGAAGACACCTGTGTGAATCTGGTTAGGACGTTGCCACCAGTCAAAGCCTTGAGATCCGGCATAGTTGGTGGTCGCAAAACCATCACGGGCGCTGGGATCATGGTCCTGGTCCGACGGACAATGCAGGACAGGGATTTTGGTCGCCTGAATTGGTCCTGCCGTTCCTGTCTGGCCGAGAATCGGCGCGGAGAAGTTAATCTGATTATACAGGGGTGCCTGTTCCAGGAATGGTAAAATCAGAGTAATCCAGCTGTAGTTACGAGCTCCAGGTGAGGAACCGCCTGGATCGTTCGTCCAGACATCGTTGGGAAACATCGAATGTGTTTCATGATAGTTGTGCAGTGCCAACCCGATCTGCTTGAGGTTGTTCTTGCAGGTACTTCGACGGGCCGCTTCGCGCGCCTGTTGAACGGCGGGTAGTAGCAGGGCGATCAAAATTGCGATGATCGCGATGACCACCAGCAATTCAATCAACGTGAAGCCTCTCTTCTTTGAACGCTTGAACTCCATACTGACTCTCCTTTAAGAATAAGAAAGTGATTATTGAGATGATAAAATCAGTCTCTCACAACACGCAGTATCGTTTCTCTCTCAGATGGAAATGAAAGGACATCTGATTGAATGAGAGTATAAATCGTTGCTCAGTACGCTCGCTTGACACCAGTTCAAAACTGATGTTGCTCGTAGTTAGAATTGAGTTCAATTCCGTTACCGGAATATTTAAATGAGTGGAACCCCTGAAATCGGGGAGGAGATGCCATAATCTAAACGGATTATTAATGGAAATTAAATAAATAAACACTCTCCGATACGATTTTAATCGTAGTTTTATAAAATTGTCAAACAAGATATTTCGATGTTACGACATTTCGAAATAAGTAAGAATCCTTAATAATAAACAGGATTTCTAAGGAAGATCGACAGGGTCATACAGAGTTATGTTCATACAGATACGTATTACAGAACTGTAAAATTTCTTCGATGATAAAATTTTCTGCTGCATGACATCATGGATGATATTCCTTCCCGACTCTTTCCTTTTTAACAGTGACTCAACAACGAATCGCGCTTCATGTTACCACTCAATCATTTTGACTATCTCATCGTCGGCCAGGGACTCGCAGGCACAGCGCTCGGCTGGACGCTGCAGCAACGTGGCTATCAAACCTTGATCATCGACCGCGGTGAAGAGATCACGTCCTCGAAAATCGCAGCCGGTTTGATTACTCCCATAACGGGACTGCGTCTGGTGGTCTCCTGGCGACTGGAAGAATTCCTGCCTTCCGCCGTCCGCTTCTATCGCGAAATTGAAG
The nucleotide sequence above comes from Gimesia sp.. Encoded proteins:
- a CDS encoding DUF1559 domain-containing protein, whose translation is MEFKRSKKRGFTLIELLVVIAIIAILIALLLPAVQQAREAARRSTCKNNLKQIGLALHNYHETHSMFPNDVWTNDPGGSSPGARNYSWITLILPFLEQAPLYNQINFSAPILGQTGTAGPIQATKIPVLHCPSDQDHDPSARDGFATTNYAGSQGFDWWQRPNQIHTGVFTLKSKVRIRDITDGTTTTIAVGEVPQNGFAGGGRTCGAGRLRDGGGEAVYRMAFVASTHIVVMNNAANNLLLPDGTSTGEDGTFYKTAPYAWGPVYIAAHCLNSDWPGPGSVHQGGAHFLMADGSVRFVSENIDYHGDHNQSAGAPSLWMSLNTIAGGRFDSIVGEF